A genomic region of Pelodiscus sinensis isolate JC-2024 chromosome 19, ASM4963464v1, whole genome shotgun sequence contains the following coding sequences:
- the LOC142818900 gene encoding pleckstrin homology domain-containing family A member 3-like isoform X2 — protein MEGALLKWTNYLAGWQPRYFVLDSGILSYYDSQDDVGKGSKGSIKMAVCEIKVHPSDPTRMELAIPGEQYFYLKAGGAAERQKWLVALGSSKACLGDSRSQKDKDMQLSSESLGRKLSELRLYCDVLTQQVLEVQESMRPQDNGCLLDLEMTEASSLLRATCSQFLSTLEECMKFANSRLAPELHQPSPAPLPQDFVGTKLPHCHRVRRSLSHTGIVSPDRGAEPPRPPGPPQKGAVTVLRNLEEMVMFRSQHWGQQGPEDAILEEREGARLPAHKAPADAAGGDERK, from the exons ATGGAGGGAGCGTTGCTGAAATGGACCAACTACCTGGCGG GGTGGCAGCCGCGCTACTTCGTCCTGGACAGCGGCATCCTGTCCTACTACGACTCCCAGGACGACGTGGGCAAGGGCAGCAAGGGCAGCATCAAGATGGCCGTCTGCGAGATCAAAG TGCACCCCAGTGACCCCACGCGCATGGAGCTGGCCATCCCGGGGGAGCAGTACTTCTACCTGAAGGCCGGGGGCGCCGCGGAGAGGCAGAAGTGGCTGGTGGCCCTGGGCAGCTCGAAAGCCTGTTTGGGCGACAGCAGGAGCCAGAAGGACAAAG ACATGCAGCTGAGCAGCGAGTCCCTGGGCCGGAAGCTGTCGGAGCTGCGGCTGTACTGCGACGTTCTGACTCAGCAGGTCTTGGAGGTCCAGGAGTCCATGCGGCCCCAGGACAACGGCTGCCTGCTCGATCTCGAG ATGACCGAAGCCTCCTCGTTGCTCAGAGCAACCTGCAGCCAGTTCCTCTCCACGCTGGAGGAGTGCATGAAATTCGCCAACTCGCGCCTGGCCCCCGAGCTCCACCAGCCCTCGCCGGCCCCCCTGCCGCAGGACTTTGTGGGCACCAAGCTCCCCCACTGCCACCGA GTGAGACGCTCCCTCAGCCACACGGGCATCGTGTCCCCTGACAG GGGGGCGGAGCCGCCCCGGCCCCCGGGGCCGCCGCAGAAGGGCGCCGTGACGGTGCTGCGCAACCTGGAGGAGATGGTGATGTTCCGCTCGCAgcactggggccagcagggcccgGAGGACGCCAtcctggaggagagggaag GGGCCCGGCTGCCCGCGCACAAGGCCCCAGCGGACGCGGCTGGTGGCGACGAGCGGAAATGA
- the LOC142818900 gene encoding pleckstrin homology domain-containing family A member 3-like isoform X1, producing the protein MEGALLKWTNYLAGWQPRYFVLDSGILSYYDSQDDVGKGSKGSIKMAVCEIKVHPSDPTRMELAIPGEQYFYLKAGGAAERQKWLVALGSSKACLGDSRSQKDKDMQLSSESLGRKLSELRLYCDVLTQQVLEVQESMRPQDNGCLLDLEKMTEASSLLRATCSQFLSTLEECMKFANSRLAPELHQPSPAPLPQDFVGTKLPHCHRVRRSLSHTGIVSPDRGAEPPRPPGPPQKGAVTVLRNLEEMVMFRSQHWGQQGPEDAILEEREGARLPAHKAPADAAGGDERK; encoded by the exons ATGGAGGGAGCGTTGCTGAAATGGACCAACTACCTGGCGG GGTGGCAGCCGCGCTACTTCGTCCTGGACAGCGGCATCCTGTCCTACTACGACTCCCAGGACGACGTGGGCAAGGGCAGCAAGGGCAGCATCAAGATGGCCGTCTGCGAGATCAAAG TGCACCCCAGTGACCCCACGCGCATGGAGCTGGCCATCCCGGGGGAGCAGTACTTCTACCTGAAGGCCGGGGGCGCCGCGGAGAGGCAGAAGTGGCTGGTGGCCCTGGGCAGCTCGAAAGCCTGTTTGGGCGACAGCAGGAGCCAGAAGGACAAAG ACATGCAGCTGAGCAGCGAGTCCCTGGGCCGGAAGCTGTCGGAGCTGCGGCTGTACTGCGACGTTCTGACTCAGCAGGTCTTGGAGGTCCAGGAGTCCATGCGGCCCCAGGACAACGGCTGCCTGCTCGATCTCGAG aaGATGACCGAAGCCTCCTCGTTGCTCAGAGCAACCTGCAGCCAGTTCCTCTCCACGCTGGAGGAGTGCATGAAATTCGCCAACTCGCGCCTGGCCCCCGAGCTCCACCAGCCCTCGCCGGCCCCCCTGCCGCAGGACTTTGTGGGCACCAAGCTCCCCCACTGCCACCGA GTGAGACGCTCCCTCAGCCACACGGGCATCGTGTCCCCTGACAG GGGGGCGGAGCCGCCCCGGCCCCCGGGGCCGCCGCAGAAGGGCGCCGTGACGGTGCTGCGCAACCTGGAGGAGATGGTGATGTTCCGCTCGCAgcactggggccagcagggcccgGAGGACGCCAtcctggaggagagggaag GGGCCCGGCTGCCCGCGCACAAGGCCCCAGCGGACGCGGCTGGTGGCGACGAGCGGAAATGA